One window from the genome of Cricetulus griseus strain 17A/GY chromosome 2, alternate assembly CriGri-PICRH-1.0, whole genome shotgun sequence encodes:
- the Puf60 gene encoding poly(U)-binding-splicing factor PUF60 isoform X5, translating to MATATIALQVNGQQGGGSEPAAAAAAAAAAVVAAGDKWKPPQGADSIKMENGQSTGTKLGLPPLTPEQQEALQKAKKYAMEQSIKSVLVKQTIAHQQQQLTNLQMAAVTMGFGDPLSPLQSMAAQRQRALAIMCRVYVGSIYYELGEDTIRQAFAPFGPIKSIDMSWDSVTMKHKGFAFVEYEVPEAAQLALEQMNSVMLGGRNIKVGRPSNIGQAQPIIDQLAEEARAFNRIYVASVHQDLSDDDIKSVFEAFGKIKSCTLARDPTTGKHKGYGFIEYEKAQSSQDAVSSMNLFDLGGQYLRVGKAVTPPMPLLTPATPGGLPPAAAVAAAAATAKITAQEAVAGAAVLGTLATPGLVSPALTLAQPLGALPQAVMAAQAPGVITGVTPARPPIPVTIPSVGVVNPILASPPTLGLLEPKKEKEEEELFTESERPEMLSEQEHMSISGSSARHMVMQKLLRKQESTVMVLRNMVDPKDIDDDLEGEVTEECGKFGAVNRVIIYQEKQGEEEDAEIIVKIFVEFSMASETHKAIQALNGRWFAGRKVVAEVYDQERFDNSDLSA from the exons ATGGCGACGGCTACTATAGCTCTC CAGGTCAATGGCCAACAAGGAGGGGGGTCCGAGCCAGCGGCAGCGGCCGCAGCAGCTGCGGCggcagtggtggcagcaggaGACAAATGGAAACCTCCACAG GGTGCAGATTCTATCAAGATGGAAAATGGGCAAAGCACAGGCACCAAGCTGGGGCTGCCTCCCCTGACGCCTGAGCAGCAGGAGGCCCTCCAGAAG GCCAAGAAATATGCAATGGAGCAGAGCATCAAGAGTGTGCTGGTGAAACAGACCATCGcgcaccagcagcagcagctcaccAACCTGCAG ATGGCAGCAGTGACAATGGGCTTTGGAGATCCTCTCTCACCTTTGCAATCG ATGGCAGCTCAGCGGCAGCGGGCACTGGCTATCATGTGCCGGGTCTATGTGGGTTCCATCTACTACGAGCTGGGGGAAGACACCATTCGCCAGGCCTTTGCTCCCTTTGGCCCCATCAAGAGCATTGATATGTCCTGGGATTCTGTTACCATGAAGCACAAG GGCTTTGCCTTCGTGGAGTATGAGGTCCCAGAAGCTGCACAGCTGGCTTTGGAGCAGATGAACTCAGTGATGCTTGGGGGCAGGAACATCAAG GTGGGCAGACCCAGCAACATAGGACAGGCCCAACCCATTATAGACCAGCTGGCTGAGGAGGCTAGGGCTTTCAACCGCATCTACGTGGCCTCTGTACATCAGgacctctctgatgatgacatCAAGAGTGTGTTTGAAGCCTTTGGCAAGATCAAGTCTTGTACACTGGCCCGGGACCCCACAACTGGCAAGCACAAGGGCTATGGTTTTATTG AATATGAAAAGGCCCAGTCGTCCCAGGATGCTGTGTCTTCCATGAACCTCTTTGATCTGGGTGGCCAGTACTTGAGGGTGGGCAAGGCCGTCACACCCCCCATGCCCCTGCTAACACCTGCCACGCCTGGAGGTCTCCCgcctgctgctgctgtggccGCAGCTGCAGCCACAGCCAAGATTACAGCTCAG GAAGCAGTGGCTGGAGCAGCAGTGCTGGGTACTTTAGCTACACCAGGACTAGTGTCCCCAGCTCTGACACTGGCCCAGCCCTTAGGGGCTCTACCCCAGGCTGTCATGGCTGCCCAGGCCCCTGGAGTCATCACAG GTGTGACCCCAGCCCGCCCTCCCATTCCAGTCACCATTCCCTCTGTGGGAGTGGTGAATCCCATCCTAGCCAGCCCGCCAACGCTGGGTCTGTTAGAGcccaagaaagagaaggaagaggaggagctgtTTACTGAGTCAGAGCGACCAGAGATGTTAAGTGAACAGGAGCACATGAGCATCTCTGGCAGCAGTGCTCGCCACATGGTCATGCAGAAGCTACTCAGAAAACAGGAG TCCACAGTGATGGTTCTACGAAACATGGTGGACCCCAAGGACATCGACGATGACTTGGAGGGAGAGGTGACAGAAGAGTGTGGCAAATTTGGTGCTGTGAACCGGGTCATTATCTACCAAGAAAAGCAGGGCGAGGAGGAGGATGCAGAGATCATCGTCAAGATTTTTGTGGAATTTTCAATGGCCTCAGAGACTCACAAGGCCATCCAGGCCCTCAATGGGCGCTGGTTTGCTGGCCGTAAAGTGGTGGCTGAAGTGTATGACCAGGAGCGTTTTGATAACAGTGATCTCTCTGCGTGA
- the Puf60 gene encoding poly(U)-binding-splicing factor PUF60 isoform X9: MATATIALGADSIKMENGQSTGTKLGLPPLTPEQQEALQKAKKYAMEQSIKSVLVKQTIAHQQQQLTNLQMAAVTMGFGDPLSPLQSMAAQRQRALAIMCRVYVGSIYYELGEDTIRQAFAPFGPIKSIDMSWDSVTMKHKGFAFVEYEVPEAAQLALEQMNSVMLGGRNIKVGRPSNIGQAQPIIDQLAEEARAFNRIYVASVHQDLSDDDIKSVFEAFGKIKSCTLARDPTTGKHKGYGFIEYEKAQSSQDAVSSMNLFDLGGQYLRVGKAVTPPMPLLTPATPGGLPPAAAVAAAAATAKITAQEAVAGAAVLGTLATPGLVSPALTLAQPLGALPQAVMAAQAPGVITGVTPARPPIPVTIPSVGVVNPILASPPTLGLLEPKKEKEEEELFTESERPEMLSEQEHMSISGSSARHMVMQKLLRKQESTVMVLRNMVDPKDIDDDLEGEVTEECGKFGAVNRVIIYQEKQGEEEDAEIIVKIFVEFSMASETHKAIQALNGRWFAGRKVVAEVYDQERFDNSDLSA; this comes from the exons ATGGCGACGGCTACTATAGCTCTC GGTGCAGATTCTATCAAGATGGAAAATGGGCAAAGCACAGGCACCAAGCTGGGGCTGCCTCCCCTGACGCCTGAGCAGCAGGAGGCCCTCCAGAAG GCCAAGAAATATGCAATGGAGCAGAGCATCAAGAGTGTGCTGGTGAAACAGACCATCGcgcaccagcagcagcagctcaccAACCTGCAG ATGGCAGCAGTGACAATGGGCTTTGGAGATCCTCTCTCACCTTTGCAATCG ATGGCAGCTCAGCGGCAGCGGGCACTGGCTATCATGTGCCGGGTCTATGTGGGTTCCATCTACTACGAGCTGGGGGAAGACACCATTCGCCAGGCCTTTGCTCCCTTTGGCCCCATCAAGAGCATTGATATGTCCTGGGATTCTGTTACCATGAAGCACAAG GGCTTTGCCTTCGTGGAGTATGAGGTCCCAGAAGCTGCACAGCTGGCTTTGGAGCAGATGAACTCAGTGATGCTTGGGGGCAGGAACATCAAG GTGGGCAGACCCAGCAACATAGGACAGGCCCAACCCATTATAGACCAGCTGGCTGAGGAGGCTAGGGCTTTCAACCGCATCTACGTGGCCTCTGTACATCAGgacctctctgatgatgacatCAAGAGTGTGTTTGAAGCCTTTGGCAAGATCAAGTCTTGTACACTGGCCCGGGACCCCACAACTGGCAAGCACAAGGGCTATGGTTTTATTG AATATGAAAAGGCCCAGTCGTCCCAGGATGCTGTGTCTTCCATGAACCTCTTTGATCTGGGTGGCCAGTACTTGAGGGTGGGCAAGGCCGTCACACCCCCCATGCCCCTGCTAACACCTGCCACGCCTGGAGGTCTCCCgcctgctgctgctgtggccGCAGCTGCAGCCACAGCCAAGATTACAGCTCAG GAAGCAGTGGCTGGAGCAGCAGTGCTGGGTACTTTAGCTACACCAGGACTAGTGTCCCCAGCTCTGACACTGGCCCAGCCCTTAGGGGCTCTACCCCAGGCTGTCATGGCTGCCCAGGCCCCTGGAGTCATCACAG GTGTGACCCCAGCCCGCCCTCCCATTCCAGTCACCATTCCCTCTGTGGGAGTGGTGAATCCCATCCTAGCCAGCCCGCCAACGCTGGGTCTGTTAGAGcccaagaaagagaaggaagaggaggagctgtTTACTGAGTCAGAGCGACCAGAGATGTTAAGTGAACAGGAGCACATGAGCATCTCTGGCAGCAGTGCTCGCCACATGGTCATGCAGAAGCTACTCAGAAAACAGGAG TCCACAGTGATGGTTCTACGAAACATGGTGGACCCCAAGGACATCGACGATGACTTGGAGGGAGAGGTGACAGAAGAGTGTGGCAAATTTGGTGCTGTGAACCGGGTCATTATCTACCAAGAAAAGCAGGGCGAGGAGGAGGATGCAGAGATCATCGTCAAGATTTTTGTGGAATTTTCAATGGCCTCAGAGACTCACAAGGCCATCCAGGCCCTCAATGGGCGCTGGTTTGCTGGCCGTAAAGTGGTGGCTGAAGTGTATGACCAGGAGCGTTTTGATAACAGTGATCTCTCTGCGTGA
- the Puf60 gene encoding poly(U)-binding-splicing factor PUF60 isoform X6 produces the protein MATATIALVNGQQGGGSEPAAAAAAAAAAVVAAGDKWKPPQGADSIKMENGQSTGTKLGLPPLTPEQQEALQKAKKYAMEQSIKSVLVKQTIAHQQQQLTNLQMAAVTMGFGDPLSPLQSMAAQRQRALAIMCRVYVGSIYYELGEDTIRQAFAPFGPIKSIDMSWDSVTMKHKGFAFVEYEVPEAAQLALEQMNSVMLGGRNIKVGRPSNIGQAQPIIDQLAEEARAFNRIYVASVHQDLSDDDIKSVFEAFGKIKSCTLARDPTTGKHKGYGFIEYEKAQSSQDAVSSMNLFDLGGQYLRVGKAVTPPMPLLTPATPGGLPPAAAVAAAAATAKITAQEAVAGAAVLGTLATPGLVSPALTLAQPLGALPQAVMAAQAPGVITGVTPARPPIPVTIPSVGVVNPILASPPTLGLLEPKKEKEEEELFTESERPEMLSEQEHMSISGSSARHMVMQKLLRKQESTVMVLRNMVDPKDIDDDLEGEVTEECGKFGAVNRVIIYQEKQGEEEDAEIIVKIFVEFSMASETHKAIQALNGRWFAGRKVVAEVYDQERFDNSDLSA, from the exons ATGGCGACGGCTACTATAGCTCTC GTCAATGGCCAACAAGGAGGGGGGTCCGAGCCAGCGGCAGCGGCCGCAGCAGCTGCGGCggcagtggtggcagcaggaGACAAATGGAAACCTCCACAG GGTGCAGATTCTATCAAGATGGAAAATGGGCAAAGCACAGGCACCAAGCTGGGGCTGCCTCCCCTGACGCCTGAGCAGCAGGAGGCCCTCCAGAAG GCCAAGAAATATGCAATGGAGCAGAGCATCAAGAGTGTGCTGGTGAAACAGACCATCGcgcaccagcagcagcagctcaccAACCTGCAG ATGGCAGCAGTGACAATGGGCTTTGGAGATCCTCTCTCACCTTTGCAATCG ATGGCAGCTCAGCGGCAGCGGGCACTGGCTATCATGTGCCGGGTCTATGTGGGTTCCATCTACTACGAGCTGGGGGAAGACACCATTCGCCAGGCCTTTGCTCCCTTTGGCCCCATCAAGAGCATTGATATGTCCTGGGATTCTGTTACCATGAAGCACAAG GGCTTTGCCTTCGTGGAGTATGAGGTCCCAGAAGCTGCACAGCTGGCTTTGGAGCAGATGAACTCAGTGATGCTTGGGGGCAGGAACATCAAG GTGGGCAGACCCAGCAACATAGGACAGGCCCAACCCATTATAGACCAGCTGGCTGAGGAGGCTAGGGCTTTCAACCGCATCTACGTGGCCTCTGTACATCAGgacctctctgatgatgacatCAAGAGTGTGTTTGAAGCCTTTGGCAAGATCAAGTCTTGTACACTGGCCCGGGACCCCACAACTGGCAAGCACAAGGGCTATGGTTTTATTG AATATGAAAAGGCCCAGTCGTCCCAGGATGCTGTGTCTTCCATGAACCTCTTTGATCTGGGTGGCCAGTACTTGAGGGTGGGCAAGGCCGTCACACCCCCCATGCCCCTGCTAACACCTGCCACGCCTGGAGGTCTCCCgcctgctgctgctgtggccGCAGCTGCAGCCACAGCCAAGATTACAGCTCAG GAAGCAGTGGCTGGAGCAGCAGTGCTGGGTACTTTAGCTACACCAGGACTAGTGTCCCCAGCTCTGACACTGGCCCAGCCCTTAGGGGCTCTACCCCAGGCTGTCATGGCTGCCCAGGCCCCTGGAGTCATCACAG GTGTGACCCCAGCCCGCCCTCCCATTCCAGTCACCATTCCCTCTGTGGGAGTGGTGAATCCCATCCTAGCCAGCCCGCCAACGCTGGGTCTGTTAGAGcccaagaaagagaaggaagaggaggagctgtTTACTGAGTCAGAGCGACCAGAGATGTTAAGTGAACAGGAGCACATGAGCATCTCTGGCAGCAGTGCTCGCCACATGGTCATGCAGAAGCTACTCAGAAAACAGGAG TCCACAGTGATGGTTCTACGAAACATGGTGGACCCCAAGGACATCGACGATGACTTGGAGGGAGAGGTGACAGAAGAGTGTGGCAAATTTGGTGCTGTGAACCGGGTCATTATCTACCAAGAAAAGCAGGGCGAGGAGGAGGATGCAGAGATCATCGTCAAGATTTTTGTGGAATTTTCAATGGCCTCAGAGACTCACAAGGCCATCCAGGCCCTCAATGGGCGCTGGTTTGCTGGCCGTAAAGTGGTGGCTGAAGTGTATGACCAGGAGCGTTTTGATAACAGTGATCTCTCTGCGTGA
- the Puf60 gene encoding poly(U)-binding-splicing factor PUF60 isoform X10 — protein sequence MENGQSTGTKLGLPPLTPEQQEALQKAKKYAMEQSIKSVLVKQTIAHQQQQLTNLQMAAVTMGFGDPLSPLQSMAAQRQRALAIMCRVYVGSIYYELGEDTIRQAFAPFGPIKSIDMSWDSVTMKHKGFAFVEYEVPEAAQLALEQMNSVMLGGRNIKVGRPSNIGQAQPIIDQLAEEARAFNRIYVASVHQDLSDDDIKSVFEAFGKIKSCTLARDPTTGKHKGYGFIEYEKAQSSQDAVSSMNLFDLGGQYLRVGKAVTPPMPLLTPATPGGLPPAAAVAAAAATAKITAQEAVAGAAVLGTLATPGLVSPALTLAQPLGALPQAVMAAQAPGVITGVTPARPPIPVTIPSVGVVNPILASPPTLGLLEPKKEKEEEELFTESERPEMLSEQEHMSISGSSARHMVMQKLLRKQESTVMVLRNMVDPKDIDDDLEGEVTEECGKFGAVNRVIIYQEKQGEEEDAEIIVKIFVEFSMASETHKAIQALNGRWFAGRKVVAEVYDQERFDNSDLSA from the exons ATGGAAAATGGGCAAAGCACAGGCACCAAGCTGGGGCTGCCTCCCCTGACGCCTGAGCAGCAGGAGGCCCTCCAGAAG GCCAAGAAATATGCAATGGAGCAGAGCATCAAGAGTGTGCTGGTGAAACAGACCATCGcgcaccagcagcagcagctcaccAACCTGCAG ATGGCAGCAGTGACAATGGGCTTTGGAGATCCTCTCTCACCTTTGCAATCG ATGGCAGCTCAGCGGCAGCGGGCACTGGCTATCATGTGCCGGGTCTATGTGGGTTCCATCTACTACGAGCTGGGGGAAGACACCATTCGCCAGGCCTTTGCTCCCTTTGGCCCCATCAAGAGCATTGATATGTCCTGGGATTCTGTTACCATGAAGCACAAG GGCTTTGCCTTCGTGGAGTATGAGGTCCCAGAAGCTGCACAGCTGGCTTTGGAGCAGATGAACTCAGTGATGCTTGGGGGCAGGAACATCAAG GTGGGCAGACCCAGCAACATAGGACAGGCCCAACCCATTATAGACCAGCTGGCTGAGGAGGCTAGGGCTTTCAACCGCATCTACGTGGCCTCTGTACATCAGgacctctctgatgatgacatCAAGAGTGTGTTTGAAGCCTTTGGCAAGATCAAGTCTTGTACACTGGCCCGGGACCCCACAACTGGCAAGCACAAGGGCTATGGTTTTATTG AATATGAAAAGGCCCAGTCGTCCCAGGATGCTGTGTCTTCCATGAACCTCTTTGATCTGGGTGGCCAGTACTTGAGGGTGGGCAAGGCCGTCACACCCCCCATGCCCCTGCTAACACCTGCCACGCCTGGAGGTCTCCCgcctgctgctgctgtggccGCAGCTGCAGCCACAGCCAAGATTACAGCTCAG GAAGCAGTGGCTGGAGCAGCAGTGCTGGGTACTTTAGCTACACCAGGACTAGTGTCCCCAGCTCTGACACTGGCCCAGCCCTTAGGGGCTCTACCCCAGGCTGTCATGGCTGCCCAGGCCCCTGGAGTCATCACAG GTGTGACCCCAGCCCGCCCTCCCATTCCAGTCACCATTCCCTCTGTGGGAGTGGTGAATCCCATCCTAGCCAGCCCGCCAACGCTGGGTCTGTTAGAGcccaagaaagagaaggaagaggaggagctgtTTACTGAGTCAGAGCGACCAGAGATGTTAAGTGAACAGGAGCACATGAGCATCTCTGGCAGCAGTGCTCGCCACATGGTCATGCAGAAGCTACTCAGAAAACAGGAG TCCACAGTGATGGTTCTACGAAACATGGTGGACCCCAAGGACATCGACGATGACTTGGAGGGAGAGGTGACAGAAGAGTGTGGCAAATTTGGTGCTGTGAACCGGGTCATTATCTACCAAGAAAAGCAGGGCGAGGAGGAGGATGCAGAGATCATCGTCAAGATTTTTGTGGAATTTTCAATGGCCTCAGAGACTCACAAGGCCATCCAGGCCCTCAATGGGCGCTGGTTTGCTGGCCGTAAAGTGGTGGCTGAAGTGTATGACCAGGAGCGTTTTGATAACAGTGATCTCTCTGCGTGA
- the Puf60 gene encoding poly(U)-binding-splicing factor PUF60 isoform X7, with the protein MATATIALQVNGQQGGGSEPAAAAAAAAAAVVAAGDKWKPPQGADSIKMENGQSTGTKLGLPPLTPEQQEALQKAKKYAMEQSIKSVLVKQTIAHQQQQLTNLQMAAQRQRALAIMCRVYVGSIYYELGEDTIRQAFAPFGPIKSIDMSWDSVTMKHKGFAFVEYEVPEAAQLALEQMNSVMLGGRNIKVGRPSNIGQAQPIIDQLAEEARAFNRIYVASVHQDLSDDDIKSVFEAFGKIKSCTLARDPTTGKHKGYGFIEYEKAQSSQDAVSSMNLFDLGGQYLRVGKAVTPPMPLLTPATPGGLPPAAAVAAAAATAKITAQEAVAGAAVLGTLATPGLVSPALTLAQPLGALPQAVMAAQAPGVITGVTPARPPIPVTIPSVGVVNPILASPPTLGLLEPKKEKEEEELFTESERPEMLSEQEHMSISGSSARHMVMQKLLRKQESTVMVLRNMVDPKDIDDDLEGEVTEECGKFGAVNRVIIYQEKQGEEEDAEIIVKIFVEFSMASETHKAIQALNGRWFAGRKVVAEVYDQERFDNSDLSA; encoded by the exons ATGGCGACGGCTACTATAGCTCTC CAGGTCAATGGCCAACAAGGAGGGGGGTCCGAGCCAGCGGCAGCGGCCGCAGCAGCTGCGGCggcagtggtggcagcaggaGACAAATGGAAACCTCCACAG GGTGCAGATTCTATCAAGATGGAAAATGGGCAAAGCACAGGCACCAAGCTGGGGCTGCCTCCCCTGACGCCTGAGCAGCAGGAGGCCCTCCAGAAG GCCAAGAAATATGCAATGGAGCAGAGCATCAAGAGTGTGCTGGTGAAACAGACCATCGcgcaccagcagcagcagctcaccAACCTGCAG ATGGCAGCTCAGCGGCAGCGGGCACTGGCTATCATGTGCCGGGTCTATGTGGGTTCCATCTACTACGAGCTGGGGGAAGACACCATTCGCCAGGCCTTTGCTCCCTTTGGCCCCATCAAGAGCATTGATATGTCCTGGGATTCTGTTACCATGAAGCACAAG GGCTTTGCCTTCGTGGAGTATGAGGTCCCAGAAGCTGCACAGCTGGCTTTGGAGCAGATGAACTCAGTGATGCTTGGGGGCAGGAACATCAAG GTGGGCAGACCCAGCAACATAGGACAGGCCCAACCCATTATAGACCAGCTGGCTGAGGAGGCTAGGGCTTTCAACCGCATCTACGTGGCCTCTGTACATCAGgacctctctgatgatgacatCAAGAGTGTGTTTGAAGCCTTTGGCAAGATCAAGTCTTGTACACTGGCCCGGGACCCCACAACTGGCAAGCACAAGGGCTATGGTTTTATTG AATATGAAAAGGCCCAGTCGTCCCAGGATGCTGTGTCTTCCATGAACCTCTTTGATCTGGGTGGCCAGTACTTGAGGGTGGGCAAGGCCGTCACACCCCCCATGCCCCTGCTAACACCTGCCACGCCTGGAGGTCTCCCgcctgctgctgctgtggccGCAGCTGCAGCCACAGCCAAGATTACAGCTCAG GAAGCAGTGGCTGGAGCAGCAGTGCTGGGTACTTTAGCTACACCAGGACTAGTGTCCCCAGCTCTGACACTGGCCCAGCCCTTAGGGGCTCTACCCCAGGCTGTCATGGCTGCCCAGGCCCCTGGAGTCATCACAG GTGTGACCCCAGCCCGCCCTCCCATTCCAGTCACCATTCCCTCTGTGGGAGTGGTGAATCCCATCCTAGCCAGCCCGCCAACGCTGGGTCTGTTAGAGcccaagaaagagaaggaagaggaggagctgtTTACTGAGTCAGAGCGACCAGAGATGTTAAGTGAACAGGAGCACATGAGCATCTCTGGCAGCAGTGCTCGCCACATGGTCATGCAGAAGCTACTCAGAAAACAGGAG TCCACAGTGATGGTTCTACGAAACATGGTGGACCCCAAGGACATCGACGATGACTTGGAGGGAGAGGTGACAGAAGAGTGTGGCAAATTTGGTGCTGTGAACCGGGTCATTATCTACCAAGAAAAGCAGGGCGAGGAGGAGGATGCAGAGATCATCGTCAAGATTTTTGTGGAATTTTCAATGGCCTCAGAGACTCACAAGGCCATCCAGGCCCTCAATGGGCGCTGGTTTGCTGGCCGTAAAGTGGTGGCTGAAGTGTATGACCAGGAGCGTTTTGATAACAGTGATCTCTCTGCGTGA
- the Puf60 gene encoding poly(U)-binding-splicing factor PUF60 isoform X11, whose translation MATATIALGADSIKMENGQSTGTKLGLPPLTPEQQEALQKAKKYAMEQSIKSVLVKQTIAHQQQQLTNLQMAAQRQRALAIMCRVYVGSIYYELGEDTIRQAFAPFGPIKSIDMSWDSVTMKHKGFAFVEYEVPEAAQLALEQMNSVMLGGRNIKVGRPSNIGQAQPIIDQLAEEARAFNRIYVASVHQDLSDDDIKSVFEAFGKIKSCTLARDPTTGKHKGYGFIEYEKAQSSQDAVSSMNLFDLGGQYLRVGKAVTPPMPLLTPATPGGLPPAAAVAAAAATAKITAQEAVAGAAVLGTLATPGLVSPALTLAQPLGALPQAVMAAQAPGVITGVTPARPPIPVTIPSVGVVNPILASPPTLGLLEPKKEKEEEELFTESERPEMLSEQEHMSISGSSARHMVMQKLLRKQESTVMVLRNMVDPKDIDDDLEGEVTEECGKFGAVNRVIIYQEKQGEEEDAEIIVKIFVEFSMASETHKAIQALNGRWFAGRKVVAEVYDQERFDNSDLSA comes from the exons ATGGCGACGGCTACTATAGCTCTC GGTGCAGATTCTATCAAGATGGAAAATGGGCAAAGCACAGGCACCAAGCTGGGGCTGCCTCCCCTGACGCCTGAGCAGCAGGAGGCCCTCCAGAAG GCCAAGAAATATGCAATGGAGCAGAGCATCAAGAGTGTGCTGGTGAAACAGACCATCGcgcaccagcagcagcagctcaccAACCTGCAG ATGGCAGCTCAGCGGCAGCGGGCACTGGCTATCATGTGCCGGGTCTATGTGGGTTCCATCTACTACGAGCTGGGGGAAGACACCATTCGCCAGGCCTTTGCTCCCTTTGGCCCCATCAAGAGCATTGATATGTCCTGGGATTCTGTTACCATGAAGCACAAG GGCTTTGCCTTCGTGGAGTATGAGGTCCCAGAAGCTGCACAGCTGGCTTTGGAGCAGATGAACTCAGTGATGCTTGGGGGCAGGAACATCAAG GTGGGCAGACCCAGCAACATAGGACAGGCCCAACCCATTATAGACCAGCTGGCTGAGGAGGCTAGGGCTTTCAACCGCATCTACGTGGCCTCTGTACATCAGgacctctctgatgatgacatCAAGAGTGTGTTTGAAGCCTTTGGCAAGATCAAGTCTTGTACACTGGCCCGGGACCCCACAACTGGCAAGCACAAGGGCTATGGTTTTATTG AATATGAAAAGGCCCAGTCGTCCCAGGATGCTGTGTCTTCCATGAACCTCTTTGATCTGGGTGGCCAGTACTTGAGGGTGGGCAAGGCCGTCACACCCCCCATGCCCCTGCTAACACCTGCCACGCCTGGAGGTCTCCCgcctgctgctgctgtggccGCAGCTGCAGCCACAGCCAAGATTACAGCTCAG GAAGCAGTGGCTGGAGCAGCAGTGCTGGGTACTTTAGCTACACCAGGACTAGTGTCCCCAGCTCTGACACTGGCCCAGCCCTTAGGGGCTCTACCCCAGGCTGTCATGGCTGCCCAGGCCCCTGGAGTCATCACAG GTGTGACCCCAGCCCGCCCTCCCATTCCAGTCACCATTCCCTCTGTGGGAGTGGTGAATCCCATCCTAGCCAGCCCGCCAACGCTGGGTCTGTTAGAGcccaagaaagagaaggaagaggaggagctgtTTACTGAGTCAGAGCGACCAGAGATGTTAAGTGAACAGGAGCACATGAGCATCTCTGGCAGCAGTGCTCGCCACATGGTCATGCAGAAGCTACTCAGAAAACAGGAG TCCACAGTGATGGTTCTACGAAACATGGTGGACCCCAAGGACATCGACGATGACTTGGAGGGAGAGGTGACAGAAGAGTGTGGCAAATTTGGTGCTGTGAACCGGGTCATTATCTACCAAGAAAAGCAGGGCGAGGAGGAGGATGCAGAGATCATCGTCAAGATTTTTGTGGAATTTTCAATGGCCTCAGAGACTCACAAGGCCATCCAGGCCCTCAATGGGCGCTGGTTTGCTGGCCGTAAAGTGGTGGCTGAAGTGTATGACCAGGAGCGTTTTGATAACAGTGATCTCTCTGCGTGA